A segment of the Deltaproteobacteria bacterium genome:
AGGGACTCCCACTCTTCAGGTGCTGGTTCCGCGATGGCCCAGCGCATGACGAGCAGTGCAGGGGAATATGTGTCTATTCGTGCGCCGTCAGGTGCTTCTGCTCCTCCTTCTCGAGGTAGGCCAGAACCGCCTTCGACTTGTCGCGGACACGCCGCTTGAGCTCCGCTCGTTTGCGCCGTTCCTGAAACAGGTCGTCCGCGATGTTGAGCGCCGCGAGCACCACCAGCTTCTGGGTCGGGACCA
Coding sequences within it:
- a CDS encoding cell division protein ZapA, which produces MSKRPVEVQIAGERFVVRSDADETYVRILAGYVDERIGEVQRASRLVPTQKLVVLAALNIADDLFQERRKRAELKRRVRDKSKAVLAYLEKEEQKHLTAHE